One Trichormus variabilis 0441 genomic window, GGTTTCAAAGGTAATATGGACGAATTGGTGGAACGAAGCTTGCGCCAAGCAGCGTTGTGGGATGAGGTCAAAGATAAACTACGCCAAAGTGGCTTGTCTTTATCTGGTGGACAACAGCAAAGGTTATGTATTGCGCGAGCGATCGCCGTTCAACCAGAGATTATCCTCATGGATGAACCTTGTTCTGCGTTAGATCCCATCTCTACGTTACGTGTAGAAGAACTAATCCACGAACTGAAAGAGCAATACACTATTGTTATTGTTACTCACAATATGCAGCAAGCTGCCCGTGTCTCCGACATGACAGCATTTTTTAACGTCCGGCCTACAGAAACAGGGGGTCGTATTGGCTACTTGGTAGAATACGATGCCACAGAATCAATTTTCAATAATCCTAAGCAAGAAGATACCAGAGATTACGTTAGTGGCAGATTCGGTTAAATAAAGCTAATAACTTAATTTCTAAAATTAGGTATGCGCTGCATTCCTAATTTTATTTTTTTTGGGGGGTTGGAGACAATTCAAAATTCTCTATGGGTTTGGGGGTTTAGGGAGTTTAGGGGGTTTAGGGGGTTTAGGGGCGTAAATGTTTGAAACCCTTACGCCCGGTATCAACAAAATTCACAATTCCCTCATTACTGATGACTCGGTACGCAGTTAGATGTCTTGCGATCGCGTTTCAGCACTTAGAACTCAAGTCTTGATTATCGAATGATGGCAACGTTGCTGATGAAGCAGCAGCTTTTCAACAGCTTAAAATACTGTAACCTTAAAATACGCATAATCGATAGATTTACTGTAGAATAAATTTCAGCTACAAGCGAACGCATCCGTGAATATGTGGCAACACATCGGAAGCTAACTTTACAAATACCCTCTTATAGATAAAACCTGGAGAATTCCAATGGGTTACAAGCACATTGAAGTTAAGCCTGTATCTGGCTTTATCGGTGCAGAAATTGGTGGTGTAGACCTTTCTACTCATCTGCAAGATGAAACGATCCAAGAAATTCGCAAAGCTTTACTGAAGTGGAAAGTTGTATTTTTTCGCAATCAGAACATTGATCATGCGGCTCAGATCGCGTTCACAGGGCGTTTTGGTGAAGTAACCTATGCTCATCCCCACGAAGATGAGCCAATCGAAGGCTATTCACAAATCCTACCAATTGATCGTAGTCGCTACGAACGGCGCAATGGTCTACGTCGTTCCAGCTACGAAAGCCGTTGGCACACCGATGTAACAGCAGCTATCAACCCACCTGCGGGGTCGATTTTGCGTGCTGTTAACGTTCCCAGTATTGGCGGTGACACCCAGTGGACTAATTTAGTTGCGGCATACGAAGGTTTGTCAGCACCTGTGCGTGAGTTGGCAGACAAATTGAAGGCTGAACATCGTTTTAATGCACGTTTGCGACTACCCAGCAACAGCAAGATTGCCCAGCGCATTGCAGCGAATCCCATTGTTTCCATTCATCCAGTAGTGAGAGTTCATCCAGAAACAGGCGAACGTGCATTGTTTGTCAATCCTGGTTTCACCTCCCACATTCTTGATGTATCTCCCCAAGAAAGTGAGTTGCTACTTGAGTTATTCTTTAACCAAATTACCAAGCCAGCCTACACAACTCGTTTCCGTTGGAATAATGGTGATATTGCTTTCTGGGATAATCGTGCCACTGCACATTTAGCTCCTCAAGATTTGGATCATCTAGAAGTTGAGAGGGTGCTTTATCGCACTACTATCACTGGCGATGTCCCTGTTGGAGTCAACGGTTTCCGTTCCGAAAT contains:
- the pstB gene encoding phosphate ABC transporter ATP-binding protein PstB, which codes for MATNTSTLNSTETVLKTENLNVYYGKFLALQNIWLDIPKNKVTAFIGPSGCGKSTLLRCYNRLNDLIESFRAEGKVFYYGKNLYAQDIDPVEVRRRIGMVFQRPNPFSKSIYDNIAYGAKINGFKGNMDELVERSLRQAALWDEVKDKLRQSGLSLSGGQQQRLCIARAIAVQPEIILMDEPCSALDPISTLRVEELIHELKEQYTIVIVTHNMQQAARVSDMTAFFNVRPTETGGRIGYLVEYDATESIFNNPKQEDTRDYVSGRFG
- a CDS encoding TauD/TfdA dioxygenase family protein, coding for MGYKHIEVKPVSGFIGAEIGGVDLSTHLQDETIQEIRKALLKWKVVFFRNQNIDHAAQIAFTGRFGEVTYAHPHEDEPIEGYSQILPIDRSRYERRNGLRRSSYESRWHTDVTAAINPPAGSILRAVNVPSIGGDTQWTNLVAAYEGLSAPVRELADKLKAEHRFNARLRLPSNSKIAQRIAANPIVSIHPVVRVHPETGERALFVNPGFTSHILDVSPQESELLLELFFNQITKPAYTTRFRWNNGDIAFWDNRATAHLAPQDLDHLEVERVLYRTTITGDVPVGVNGFRSEIVEGELFTSELPNALKNKVEKVAQPVLS